The region GTGCAGCCAATCGCGCACATTGTCGCCCCGACCGTAGATGGGCAGGGATTCGCCGCGCACCGCCTTGATGATCATCAGAGGGATCAGCTTTTCCGGGAACTGGCGAGGGCCGTAGTTGTTTGAGGCGTGGCAGGTGACCACTGGCAAACCGTGGGTGCGCTGCCAGGCCCGGGCCAGCAGGTCCGAGGAGGCCTTGCTGGCCGAGTAGGGCGAGTTGGGCCGGTAGGGGCTTTCCTCGCTGAAAAGGCCGTCCGGCCCCAGGGAGCCGTACACCTCGTCGGTGGATACATGCAGGAAACGGAAGACCTCGGCCTCGCCGCCCTCCAGGCCGCGCCAATAATCCAAGGCCGTTTCCAACAGCACATGGGTGCCGATGATGTTGGTCTGGATGAAGCCGGCCGCGTCATCTATGGAACGGTCCACGTGAGACTCGGCGGCCAGGTGCATGATCGCGCTTGGCCGAAACTCGGCCAAGAGCCGCGCCACCAAGGGGCGGTCGCGGATGTCGCCGTGCTGAAAGGCGTAGTTGGGCCGCCGCTCGAAACCGGCCAGGGCCTCGAGGTTGGCCGCGTAGGTCAGCTTGTCCAGATTCAGCACCCGCGCGCCGGGCCGCTCCAGAAGCGCCTCCACCAGGGCGGAGCCGATGAAGCCCGCCCCGCCGGTGACCAATATTCGCTCTTCGCGGGGCATCGTCAATCCAGGACCACAGGCGGGCCGGCCTCGATCAGGTCCAGCACATACTTATAATATGGAATGTCCGCCTGGCTCTGCAGCCGCTCCCGAAGCTCCTCGCGCCCCACCAGTTGCAGGTTGTAGGCGATCTCCTCCAGGCAGGCGATCTTCACTCCCTGGCGGCGCTCGATGGTGCCCACGAAGGAGGAAGCCTGCAACAAGGCCTCCGGGGTGCCGGTGTCCAGCCAGGCATAGCCCCGCCCCATCTTGACGCTGTTGAGCCGCCCGGCCTTTATGAAATGGTTGATCACCTCGGTGATCTCCATCTCGCCGCGGGGTGACTTTTCCACCTTGGCGGCCACCTCGCACACCTCGGAAGCGAAGAAGTACAGGCCGGTAACCGCCCAGCGGGAAGGGGGCGCGGCCGGCTTTTCTACCACCGAGGTCACGCTCTCGTCCTCGCCGAACTCCGCCACGCCGTAACGGCCGGGGTCGGAGACCTGGTACAGGTAGATGGTGGAGAGCTCCTCGCGCTCGGTGGCCCGGCGCAGCAGGCTGGTGAAGCCGTGGCCGAAGAAAAGGTTGTCGCCCAGGGTGAGTGCCGCCGGAGCGCCGTCCAGGAAGTCGCGGCCCAGCACAAAGGCCTGGGCCAGCCCCTCGGGCGCGGCCTGGGTGGCGTAGGAGAGGCGCAGCCCCCACTGAGAGCCGTCGCCCAGCAGGGCGCGGTAGGCCTCCTGGTCGTGGGGGGTGGTGATGATCAATATCTCGGTGATGCCCGCCAGCATCAGGGTGGAAATGGGATAGTAGATCATGGGCTTGTCGTAGACCACCAGGAGCTGCTTGCTCACCGCCCTGGTGGCCGGATACAGCCTGGTTCCCGACCCCCCCGCCAAGATGATGCCTTTATGCATGGGCCAGCTTCTCCTCTGAGAGCAACCCCGCCACAATGCGGGCCAGCTCCGGCCGCCAGTCTTCCAGGGCCAGGCCGAAGCACTCCTTGATCTTAGCGCAATCCAGGGCCGAGTAGGCCGGACGCGCCGCCGGAGCGGCAAAGACCTCGCTGCCCACCGGCTCCAGGACCAGTTCTTTGTCCATCCTATCCCGTGCAGCCTCCCAGATCATTTGCGCGAACTGGTAGCGGCTAAGGACCAGAGGCCCGCATAAATGATAGGTGCCCCAGGCGCTCTCGCCTTGCGCGGGCAGCAGTCCCGCCACCTTAATCAGGGCGGCGGCCAAACCCAGCGTGGCCGTGGGGCAACCCACCTGGTCGTCCACCACCTTGATGACGGGGCGGCTCTTGATCAGCCCCACCATGGTGTGGATGAAGTTATGGGCCCAGGCCCCGAAAAGCCAGGAGGTGCGGATGATCAGATGGCGCGGGCATTGGGCGCGCACTAGCTCTTCGCCCTCCAGCTTGGAGCGGCCGTACTCGTTGAGAGGCGCGGGCGGGTCGCTCTCGGTGTATGGCCGCCGCAAGGCCCCGTCGAACACGTAGTCCGTGGAGAAATGCATCAGCGGCACGCCTGCTTGATGACAAGCCACGGCCAGGTTCCCGGCGCCCCCCGCATTCACCGCCCGGGCGGCTTGCGGATCGCCCTCGGCCTGATCCACCTTAGAATATGCCGTGGCGTTGATCACCAGATGGGGCCGGTGCGCGGCCAGGGCCCGCTCCACCGAGCCGGGATCGGTCACGTCCGCCTGGGCGCGGGCCAGCCCGGTCAGCTCCATGGGCGCGGGTAGCGGCGTCATCATGATCTCGCGCCCCAACATGCCATGGGCGCCGAAAAGCAGTATCTTGCGCGTGGCCATGAGAGCATTGTACTCGATTGGCGAATCTTTCCGGCCGGTAAGGTTTGGGGGCGGCTCTTTTTGATCCTACCCAACGCGGGCGGCCCCGCCAAGCGCCCGGCGGCCTCCCCGGCCCCACGGCTCCCAAAAATAAACAGGGCACGGCCCGAGAAGTGGTACATTGGTCGGAAGCGGGCCGGCGGCCCGAACCGCCGGTCCGGCGAGACGCCTCGGAATCGGCCAGAGCCGCCCACGGAACAGAACCGGGACTCGACCTGAACATGAACTCCAGCCACGCTCAAGACAACCGCGCCAAATCCTATGTGATCATCCTGGGGGCGACCCTTTTTCTGGGTCCGCTGCTCTTCGGCGGGGTCTATCCCTGGGCACACGGGCTGATCGAGATCGGCATCCTAGTGGCCTTCCTGCTCTGGCTGCGGGGCAAACCGGCCGGGCCCCAAGGGCCGGACGCCGCACCCTGGGGGCTGTGGTGCCTGCTGGCCTTTTTGACCTGGGCCGGGGTGCAGCTGATACCCCTGCCCCGCGAGATCGTCCGCCTGGTGGCCGAGCCGATCTTCAGCCTTTGGCAGCTTGATTTCCTGCCTGGAGACATTGTTCGGCCCCATGCCCTGCTCCCCTTGACCGTCTATCCCTTCGCCACAGCCAGCACCGGCCTGCTTTGGCTCTGCTACGCACTGGCCTTTGTCCTGGCCATTAGAACAGGCAACTCACCGAGGCCTGCAGGCCTGATATGGCTGGTGCTGGTAGCCGGGTTAACGGTAGCTTCCGTTGCCATTATCCAACAAGGCCTGAACGCCAAGGCGATATACGGCATTTTTACTCCCTTGCACAGCAGTTCCTTCACCGGACCTTATGTGAACTACAACCATTTCGCGGGCTATCTGGAACTTGCAATCCCTCTGGGAATAAGCTTGCTGGCCCTGCACGCCCGCAAGGACTCATCTTCGGAATCGGGCCAGGCCTGGGTCTGCGGAGGGGCTGTGGCCATCATGGCCGCGGCTCTGTTCATGTCCCGTTCGCGCGGCGGCATCTTCGCCTTCGGCCTGGTGCTCCTTGGACAGATCCTCTTCCTAGTCGTCCTGATGGGACGGACGCGCGCCCGGGGCAAACTCGTGACCTTCGGTTTGCTGCTATTGTTCCTGCTGGGCCTGGGCGCAGCTATCACCGACTGGTCCCAAACCCTGCCCCGTTTTCACAACCTGTTTCGACAAGACGCGGCGAGCAGCATCCGCTGGCAGCTTTACAAGGACGTGTGGGGCATGAGCAAGCAATTGCCCCTCACCGGCAGCGGCCTGGGCACCTTTAAGGAGGGCTATCCTCCCTTCAAGACCATTCCCCGTCAGGGCGTGTTCGTTCATGCCCACAACGACTACTTGGAGATTCTGGCCGAGACCGGCTGGCCGGGGCTGCTCATGTTCCTGGGCTTCGTGGCTTGGGTGCTGGCCCGGGGCGGAGGCTGTCTGCTGCGCGCCCTCTCGCGGCGCACCCGGGGCGATCCCCCGGACCCGGGCCGGGTCCTGCTCCTGGTGGGCTGCCTGGGCGGCTTCATCTCTTTGCTCATCCACGGTCTGGTGGATTTCAACCTGCGCATCCCGGCCAACGCCCTCACCTGGTTCGTGCTGGCCGGGCTGGCCGTGGGCCTGAGCGCGCCGGCCCCGCCCCAGGAAACCGCCTGAGCCCGGATTGCTTGGCGAAGGCAAGCCCCCATGGTATTAATATGTAATACCGCCGCCCCTGGGAGATAGAATAATGCGTCGTTTGCTCGCCATCTGCCTCTGCCTAGTGCTGACCGGCCTTTCCCTGCCCGCCCTGGCCCAAGCGCCCCTGGTGGTGGGGGTGTCCATCCCGCCCCAGGCCTGGTTGGTCTCGGCCATCGGGGGCAAGCACGTCCGGCCCCTGGTGCTCCTGCCCCCCGGGGCCTCGCCGGCCACCTATGAGCCCGGCCCCCGCCAGCTGGCCGATCTCGGCCAAGCGCGCCTCTACTTCAGCATCGGGGTGCCCTTTGAACAAGCCTTCCTGCCCCGCCTGGCCGCCGCCCTGCCCAAGCTCAAGATAGTGCCCATGCAGCGGGGCATAAAGCTGCGCCGCTTGGAAGGCCCAGGCCATGCCCACGGCAAGGAAGCTTTGCCAGGCCACCAGGCGGGGGCGCCCGACCCCCACGTTTGGCTGGGGCCGCGCGAGATGATGCAGATGGCGGCCAACACCACCGGCGCGCTCAGCGCCCTGGACCCGGCCCACGCCGCCGAGTACGCGGCCAACCTGGCCAAGCTGCACCAACGCATCGTGGCCCTGGACGCCAAGCTCTTGAAGGTGCTGGCCCCGCTCAAGGGCCGGACGGTGCTGGTCTACCACCCGGCCTACGGCTATTTGCTGGACACCTACGGCCTCAAGCAGGAGGCGGTGGAGCTGGAGGGCAAGGAGCCCGGCCCCCGCCGTTTGGCCGCCATCGTGGACGAAGCCAAGGCCGAGGGCATCCGGGTTATCTTCGTGCAGCCTCAGTTCAACC is a window of Desulfarculaceae bacterium DNA encoding:
- a CDS encoding O-antigen ligase family protein; this encodes MNSSHAQDNRAKSYVIILGATLFLGPLLFGGVYPWAHGLIEIGILVAFLLWLRGKPAGPQGPDAAPWGLWCLLAFLTWAGVQLIPLPREIVRLVAEPIFSLWQLDFLPGDIVRPHALLPLTVYPFATASTGLLWLCYALAFVLAIRTGNSPRPAGLIWLVLVAGLTVASVAIIQQGLNAKAIYGIFTPLHSSSFTGPYVNYNHFAGYLELAIPLGISLLALHARKDSSSESGQAWVCGGAVAIMAAALFMSRSRGGIFAFGLVLLGQILFLVVLMGRTRARGKLVTFGLLLLFLLGLGAAITDWSQTLPRFHNLFRQDAASSIRWQLYKDVWGMSKQLPLTGSGLGTFKEGYPPFKTIPRQGVFVHAHNDYLEILAETGWPGLLMFLGFVAWVLARGGGCLLRALSRRTRGDPPDPGRVLLLVGCLGGFISLLIHGLVDFNLRIPANALTWFVLAGLAVGLSAPAPPQETA
- the rfbB gene encoding dTDP-glucose 4,6-dehydratase produces the protein MPREERILVTGGAGFIGSALVEALLERPGARVLNLDKLTYAANLEALAGFERRPNYAFQHGDIRDRPLVARLLAEFRPSAIMHLAAESHVDRSIDDAAGFIQTNIIGTHVLLETALDYWRGLEGGEAEVFRFLHVSTDEVYGSLGPDGLFSEESPYRPNSPYSASKASSDLLARAWQRTHGLPVVTCHASNNYGPRQFPEKLIPLMIIKAVRGESLPIYGRGDNVRDWLHVRDHVQGLLAALKHGRPGQAYNLGGGTELSNRELVEQLCRRLDQELAGQGTGPCEALITYVPDRPGHDQRYALDITKAGRELGWRPEVVFEKGLAQTVRWYLDNRAWWENILKSNYQGHRLGLA
- the rfbA gene encoding glucose-1-phosphate thymidylyltransferase RfbA, which codes for MHKGIILAGGSGTRLYPATRAVSKQLLVVYDKPMIYYPISTLMLAGITEILIITTPHDQEAYRALLGDGSQWGLRLSYATQAAPEGLAQAFVLGRDFLDGAPAALTLGDNLFFGHGFTSLLRRATEREELSTIYLYQVSDPGRYGVAEFGEDESVTSVVEKPAAPPSRWAVTGLYFFASEVCEVAAKVEKSPRGEMEITEVINHFIKAGRLNSVKMGRGYAWLDTGTPEALLQASSFVGTIERRQGVKIACLEEIAYNLQLVGREELRERLQSQADIPYYKYVLDLIEAGPPVVLD
- a CDS encoding zinc ABC transporter substrate-binding protein; this translates as MRRLLAICLCLVLTGLSLPALAQAPLVVGVSIPPQAWLVSAIGGKHVRPLVLLPPGASPATYEPGPRQLADLGQARLYFSIGVPFEQAFLPRLAAALPKLKIVPMQRGIKLRRLEGPGHAHGKEALPGHQAGAPDPHVWLGPREMMQMAANTTGALSALDPAHAAEYAANLAKLHQRIVALDAKLLKVLAPLKGRTVLVYHPAYGYLLDTYGLKQEAVELEGKEPGPRRLAAIVDEAKAEGIRVIFVQPQFNPATAKALARAINGVVVPLDPLARDYPANMESMAEAIARDIK
- the rfbD gene encoding dTDP-4-dehydrorhamnose reductase, with product MATRKILLFGAHGMLGREIMMTPLPAPMELTGLARAQADVTDPGSVERALAAHRPHLVINATAYSKVDQAEGDPQAARAVNAGGAGNLAVACHQAGVPLMHFSTDYVFDGALRRPYTESDPPAPLNEYGRSKLEGEELVRAQCPRHLIIRTSWLFGAWAHNFIHTMVGLIKSRPVIKVVDDQVGCPTATLGLAAALIKVAGLLPAQGESAWGTYHLCGPLVLSRYQFAQMIWEAARDRMDKELVLEPVGSEVFAAPAARPAYSALDCAKIKECFGLALEDWRPELARIVAGLLSEEKLAHA